A region of the Penicillium psychrofluorescens genome assembly, chromosome: 6 genome:
CCCACCATCCTTGCACGCCTCGCAATGGTCCCCCAGCGCATCCTGAATTCCTATAGCAAAGACTCGCCGTCCGCTGGGGCGGATGGCACATATCAAGACGGCGACTTTGTGGTCCGCTTTCACCTATGTGAGAGCACACAGGGCCGCGACTgcgaggatgagatggagtCTTATTATAAACTGTGGCAGAGCAAGGCGAAGAGCCAATAGTAGTCCCTGGTGGCACGCTCTTCTGTATGATATTCTTTTTCTGGGACTTTGGGGCGCAAACATGACCGCTCAACCATATAGCGAGGTGTTTTTGTTTCCCTCATATTTTGCATACTCGGTTATTGATTGCAAGTAACATCATTGTTCACTGTTTTTATCTATGTAGAAGTACAGTGGTTTCCCTATTGTGGGTGCGCTGTTGGCGAATGAATTTTTTTGACTTGCATTCAGTCAGTGACCCTGATAACCAGAAATGATCTCCGGACTGTAAGTAGAGGGCTCAAGGTAGACAATCGTTGTCTGggcgtcttctcctccattAGTTCCTTCATTGCAACATaatcatcaaggagatcaaaGTTGCATCAAATGTGACCCGAAGGGACTGTTTAACACAGACCAGGCAGAATGACacacttcttcttcttgtacTTGTCACCAAACTCCTTGCGATACCGACGCTCCTTCTTAGCAGCCCAAGCCCACATCTGCGCACCGCCCACAGCAATGAAAAGCAGCACACTCCAGCTCAGCTGGCTAACCAGGAAGACGCCGGTCCAGGCCATGATCTCAAAGAAGTAGTTCGGGCAGGTAACCAGACTGAACCCAAAGCCGGACGGGATGCCGCGCTCCGTAGTCCCCGGACGGCGTAGGTTCCGGAGCACCATGTGGGCGTTCAAGTTGGCCAGTTCGCCGAAGGCAAAAAGCGCGAGACCCACGTAGGTGAGGGCGGCATTGGGCGTCTCGGTCGCGGCGCCGGCGTCCGGCCGGAAAACCCAGTAGGAGATGTTGAAGCCCGCCAGCGCCCAGTAGTGTGCACTGTTCTTGAAGATATTGTGGGCGGGCATGGTGGCGGCGCTGAAGCGGTGCACGAAGATGGTCTCGAACTCGCGCTTCAGGAAGTGGATGGTCAGGAGGAGGCAGGTGAGCTGCTGTAGGCTGGAGGGGTCGGCGAGGGGCTGCGAGAAATTGAAATAGAGGAACGGGCGCagtgggaagaggaagagcgcCGGAATCACGAGGGGTCCGAGGTACTCGATGATGAACACGGTGCGCCAGGCGATTTGAGGGCCTGAATCATATAGAGTGTTAGTGGTGCTGGGATCATTGTGTGGGAAGGTACAACTCCATACCGAGGTCCTTGACGTGGATAACGCTCGCATCGCGCAGGCCGGTGTCCTTGATGGTGGTGCCGTTCGAGTTCGGGACCACGGTGCGGTCACTGCCCTTGGTGATGCGCAGTCGGTGTATGGAAGTACCGGTTGCTTCTGAGAGAGCAATGTGAAGTTCTTCGCCGGATCCATTGAGCGAAATCTCGACTTCCTTGGGGAGTTTGCGAATTGGCTTGCCTGTATCCTGGTCAGCTATTTTTGTACGGCGTGCGAACTGGGGAAGCTAGCTCTATAGAGAATCAGGGGGAGGCATACCCCGTGGCTCGACGGTGAGCGTGATCTTAGCTGGCGCCATTGCGGTTGAAACAGCTGTTTTCCTTTGTAGGAAAGAATGGCTCGGGTAAGGGATGGATGAATTCAACCAAATCTTGTTGATCAAATCAACATTTTGGGAGACCGAGGCACAGGGACACGTGATGTGGGACGCCTGAGGCAGCCAATTTATACATGTCCATTGTTCATCACGTTGAAGCACACTCCTGGTCTGACTCTGTCAATCAACTGAATAATAATGATTGACctgaaaagaaaaacactTTCATTATGTTTGTGATGAGAGGGATTCGACCAGGCCCATCTGGCCTCGGTTTTTCTTGCCCCGCCCGATGCGAGGCTCATTCAATAACAGCAGTCATTCTATTCAGGGCACGCCGGCCATTCATCGACTAACATCCAGCTTCGCCTCCACCCCGCCAGGTGGCAGCTCGGCACATATTGCTTGCACGGCCAGTCTGATTGAACACGACGCCACTCACCTCCCACCAGTCACCGGCGGCGCTAACCAGGCAGAATCCAAACGTGATGTTCTTCGAGCATACCACTGCGCGCGGGATCAACAAACATCACTCGCACATAGTTGGCGGCCGGCCTTTGCGATACGCTGGGGAATCGAGACTAAGTCGAACCCAAGATCCGGAGCTGCCACGAATGATCCGCAGATCATCGGGTCTGAGCGGACTGTCAGGGCTCCAATCAAGCGGTGGCGGCTACCACTAAGGGACCGAATCACTAACTATTATTACGAGCTGCTCGTTCTTCGAACAAAATGGACCCGAAACACCCATGACCAATTGGGTGGTCTCGGCGAACCGCCACCAGCTAAATGCCTTTGCCTCCTGCTAAACCTGCTAATGCACGGTATGCGCTGGCCGAGATGCTCGGCAAATAAATGAGAGAGCTTGTTCTCACACAGCGGTGGGGGCACCTATCGCCTGGTTATGCCATGCAGTGTGGGTAAACCCAACCAaaatggtggtggggggaTCCGCGCGAATTATTGGCAGGTAAACACGACCCGCCTCGGATAAGGCTTGTCTAGGCATCGTCGATTGGCAAAGAGAGGGTTATCATTCCTTCACCGATTGCGAGCTCTGACCCGCAGTCTGTCAATCGAAACATATTAAAGTCCCCAGTTCCCTCCAACACGAGTTTCATGATGACCGAGCGCCTTCTCCATTCCAAAACACCCATTGTGCCTGTCCTCGAGTCTACATTGTTGGCTCTGGGAGTTTTCGTCGCTTGAATTGCATTACACCCCGCGCGCTAAGTGAGTGCTCTCTCCGACAAAATTGTCTGTGCATGGCTTTCTATTGGATCTGGGTCCTTGTTCCACATTTCGAGGCGGACAACGCATTGATATTTTTTGGGCATGAATGAAACCAGGTGGTCAATGCTAATACTTAGTTGGCAGTTTTTACTGTCTGAACTCTGTTATCTGTTTGGATTGTGGTCATCCTACCCGACGACCGCCATGGGCGATATCAACCACCATCACGGCTTTGGGAGCAAAATCTCCCAAATTGAGCAAGTCGTTTCTGCATCCTTGAAACCTTTGCCCACCGAGACGGGCGATGGGACTTATGTGAAAAAATCGACTACGACCGGGCTTGCAAAGGACCTCGGCCATATCGATCTGAAAGATGTGAATACTCTGGCTGAGGTCGCCAAAAGCGGCGTGACCGGGGACCCCGTGAACGACAGGGAATACATCATGGAACGAATTATCCAAGTCAGCCAATGCAGCGTTGTCCATGAGGGCTACATAGGCTAATTGCTTCGCAGCTTGCTGCTGGTCTGCCTTCAACATCTAAGAATGGCAAGGAGATAACGGGTACCTTTCTCAATCAGCTGTGGAATGATTTACAGCACCCGCCGATCTCGTATGTTCCCTCGGCAGTGTTGGGATATTGAACCTAACTTGATGTTCAGCTATCTTGGTCGTGACGCCGCCTACCGGAAAGCTGATGGATCCGGAAATGTAAGATCACTTCCATTTGGACTTCACGTATATCGGCTAATTTCTGTACAAGAATTTATTCTGGCCTCACATCGGAGCTGCAGGGACCCCATACGCGCGGTCTGTCCAGCCACGGACCATGCAAACTGCTGCCcttccagacccagagacTCTGTTTGACAGCCTTTTGGCTCGGAAAGAGTTCAAAGAGCACCCGAACAAAATCTCCAGCGTGCTTTTCTATGTTGCGTCCATCATCATTCATGATCTGTTTCAAACAGATCCGGCTGACGGGACAAAGTCTTTGACGTCCTCTTACTTGGACTTGTCGCCTCTCTATGGCAACAACCAAGACCAACAGAATGAAATGAGAACCTTCAAGGATGGAAAGCTGAAGGTCGATTGTTTCTCTTCCAAAAGGGTTCTAGGCTTCCCCCCCGGCGTTGGAACTCTTCTCATCATGTTCAATCGCTTTCACAACTACGTGGTGACGAATCTGGCGGCCATCAACGAGGGTGGCCGTTTCACCAAACCGGATCCATCCAATACCAAAGCCTACACCACCTATGACAACGACCTCTTTCAAACAGGAAGGCTGGTTACCTGTGGCCTCTATGTCAATATAATATTGAAGGACTACGTTCGAACTATCCTTAACTTGAACCGGACAGACAGCGCTTGGAGCTTGGATCCCCGCATGGAATTGAAGAACGGACTCCTTGAGAAGGCTGCGGGCCAGGCCACTGGAAACCAAGTGTCTGCGGAGTTTAATCTTGTTTACCGCTGGCATTCTTGTGTCTCTGCGCGCGACCAGAAGTGGTCCGAGACCGTGTATCAGGAGCTTTTTGCTGGCAAGAATCCGAACCAGATTACCCTGCAAGAATTCACCCGGGGTCTCGGACAATGGGAAGCAAAACTTTCTGCAGACCCCCAAGAACGGCCCTTTGCCAATCTGCAGCGCCACCCGGATGACTCATTCGATGATAATGATCTAGTCAAGATTTTTCAGgaaggcgtggaggatgTCGCGGGAGCATTTGGGGCATGCAATGTTCCCGAAGTGTTCAAGTCTGTCGAAGTCCTTGGTATCAAGCAGGCACGCGCATGGAACTTGGCTACGCTGAATGAGTTCCGGTCTTTCTTCGACCTGAAGACCTATGACAccttcgaggagatcaacCCTGACCCGTACATTGCCGACCAGCTCCGGCGGTTCTACGATCAGCCCGATCTCGTGGAGCTCTATCCGGGTCTCATTGTGGAGGCTGCAAAGGAGCCCGTGGTGCCCGGCAGTGGACTCTGCACCAACTACACTATATCGCGAGCAATTCTCTCCGATGCCGTCGCTTTGGTCCGTGGTGATCGTTTCTACACTGTTGATTTCACTCCGAAACATCTCACCAATTGGGCATATAATGAGATTAACTATGATGACTCCGTTGATCAGGGCCAGGTCTTTTACAAACTGGCTCTGACAGCCTTCCCCAATCATTTCCGTGGGAACTCGGTTTACGCCCATTTCCCAATGGTTGTGCCGCATGAGAACCAGAAAATATTCACTGGCCTTGGAATTGCGGGATCGTACAACTTTGATCCCCCTAGCAATCTTCCTAcgcccaggatgatcaaCTCGCACGCGGCATGCTCGTCTATCCTCGCAAACCAGGAAACTTTCAAGGTAACTTGGGGAACCAAGATTGAGTTCTTGATGCATCAGAACAACCACCCGTACGGCGTCGACTTCATGCTGTCTGGAGACCTTCCTCCAAACGCTGCTTCTCGACAGATAATGAGCACTGCTTTGTACCGCGACAACTGGAAGTCTGAGGTTAGGTCGTTCTACGAAGACATTACCTTGAAGCTCCTGCAGAGGAACTCGTACAAGGTGGCAGGTGTTAACCAAGTTGATATCGTGAGAGACGTAGCCAACCTCGCACAGGTAAGATTGTTCTTGCTGGGATTTGGATGATTAGTTAACCGGTGTGTTTACAGGTACACTTCTGCGCCTCTGTCTTTTCCCTGTCTCTAAAGACAGACTCGAATCCTCGGGGCATTTTCACGGAGGTCGAACTGTACCAGATCATGGCGCTGGTCTTCACAAGTATCTTTTACGACGTGGACGCCTCGAAATCTTTCCAGCTCAATACTGCTGCCCGACAAGTCACGCAACAGCTCG
Encoded here:
- a CDS encoding uncharacterized protein (ID:PFLUO_009394-T1.cds;~source:funannotate), with amino-acid sequence MGDINHHHGFGSKISQIEQVVSASLKPLPTETGDGTYVKKSTTTGLAKDLGHIDLKDVNTLAEVAKSGVTGDPVNDREYIMERIIQLAAGLPSTSKNGKEITGTFLNQLWNDLQHPPISYLGRDAAYRKADGSGNPRTMQTAALPDPETLFDSLLARKEFKEHPNKISSVLFYVASIIIHDLFQTDPADGTKSLTSSYLDLSPLYGNNQDQQNEMRTFKDGKLKVDCFSSKRVLGFPPGVGTLLIMFNRFHNYVVTNLAAINEGGRFTKPDPSNTKAYTTYDNDLFQTGRLVTCGLYVNIILKDYVRTILNLNRTDSAWSLDPRMELKNGLLEKAAGQATGNQVSAEFNLVYRWHSCVSARDQKWSETVYQELFAGKNPNQITLQEFTRGLGQWEAKLSADPQERPFANLQRHPDDSFDDNDLVKIFQEGVEDVAGAFGACNVPEVFKSVEVLGIKQARAWNLATLNEFRSFFDLKTYDTFEEINPDPYIADQLRRFYDQPDLVELYPGLIVEAAKEPVVPGSGLCTNYTISRAILSDAVALVRGDRFYTVDFTPKHLTNWAYNEINYDDSVDQGQVFYKLALTAFPNHFRGNSVYAHFPMVVPHENQKIFTGLGIAGSYNFDPPSNLPTPRMINSHAACSSILANQETFKVTWGTKIEFLMHQNNHPYGVDFMLSGDLPPNAASRQIMSTALYRDNWKSEVRSFYEDITLKLLQRNSYKVAGVNQVDIVRDVANLAQVHFCASVFSLSLKTDSNPRGIFTEVELYQIMALVFTSIFYDVDASKSFQLNTAARQVTQQLGELTVANVELVKRAGFIESLINRLHRHDVLSEYGQHMIQHLLDSGLSPQQIVYTHLLPTAGGMVANQAQLFSQCLDYYLEPEAAAHLAEIQRLSKEDTPEADDLLSRYFLEGARLRSSVVLPREVAKPTVIEDNGEKMVLKAGQQIYCNLVAASHDPVAFPDPDTVKLDRPIDSYLHFGFGPHQCLGMDMSKTALSTMLRVVGRLDNFRRAPGAQGQLKKLAGPGGIAMYMDAEHSSYSPFPTTMKVQWDGDLPAM
- a CDS encoding uncharacterized protein (ID:PFLUO_009393-T1.cds;~source:funannotate), translated to MAPAKITLTVEPRGKPIRKLPKEVEISLNGSGEELHIALSEATGTSIHRLRITKGSDRTVVPNSNGTTIKDTGLRDASVIHVKDLGPQIAWRTVFIIEYLGPLVIPALFLFPLRPFLYFNFSQPLADPSSLQQLTCLLLTIHFLKREFETIFVHRFSAATMPAHNIFKNSAHYWALAGFNISYWVFRPDAGAATETPNAALTYVGLALFAFGELANLNAHMVLRNLRRPGTTERGIPSGFGFSLVTCPNYFFEIMAWTGVFLVSQLSWSVLLFIAVGGAQMWAWAAKKERRYRKEFGDKYKKKKCVILPGLC